A single Sphingopyxis chilensis DNA region contains:
- the rsmA gene encoding 16S rRNA (adenine(1518)-N(6)/adenine(1519)-N(6))-dimethyltransferase RsmA translates to MTIQPRTPLPPLRETVRAHGLSASKALGQNFLFDEQLLDRIAALPGDLSGATVFEVGPGPGGLTRALLRAGAKVIAVERDDRCLPLLAELAEAFPGQLTVVPDDAMAVDVEALTGGTPYHIVANLPYNVGTALFTRWLEPAAWPPRWVSLTLMFQLEVAERIVAPVGTSAYGRLAVLAQWRSNAKIAMKVHRSAFTPPPKVMSAIVHVTPGDQPDGVDPKILSKLTEKGFGQRRKMLRQSLKGVEGAVATAEAIGIDPTRRAETVSVGEWVALARALGA, encoded by the coding sequence GTGACGATCCAGCCGCGCACGCCGCTGCCGCCGCTGCGCGAAACGGTGCGCGCCCACGGCCTGTCGGCCAGCAAGGCGCTGGGGCAGAATTTCCTGTTCGACGAGCAATTGCTCGACCGGATCGCGGCACTTCCGGGCGATTTGAGCGGCGCGACGGTGTTCGAAGTCGGGCCGGGCCCCGGCGGGCTGACGCGCGCGTTGCTGCGCGCGGGCGCAAAGGTGATCGCGGTCGAGCGCGACGATCGCTGCCTGCCGCTCCTCGCCGAGCTGGCGGAGGCGTTTCCGGGTCAGCTGACGGTGGTCCCCGACGATGCGATGGCGGTCGATGTCGAGGCGCTGACCGGCGGGACGCCTTACCATATCGTCGCGAACCTGCCCTATAATGTGGGCACCGCGCTGTTCACGCGCTGGCTCGAGCCCGCGGCATGGCCGCCGCGCTGGGTGTCGCTGACGTTGATGTTCCAGCTCGAGGTTGCCGAGCGGATCGTCGCGCCGGTGGGGACGAGCGCTTACGGCCGGCTCGCGGTGCTCGCGCAGTGGCGCTCGAACGCAAAAATCGCGATGAAAGTGCATCGTTCGGCCTTTACCCCGCCGCCCAAGGTGATGTCGGCGATTGTCCACGTGACCCCGGGCGATCAGCCCGACGGTGTCGATCCGAAAATCCTGTCGAAGCTGACCGAAAAGGGGTTCGGCCAGCGGCGCAAGATGCTGCGGCAAAGCTTGAAGGGGGTCGAGGGCGCGGTCGCCACGGCCGAAGCGATCGGGATCGATCCGACGCGGCGGGCCGAAACCGTCAGCGTCGGCGAATGGGTCGCGCTGGCGCGTGCGCTTGGCGCCTAG
- a CDS encoding tetratricopeptide repeat protein, with protein sequence MRISFLAIGAGLVLASLPTASDAQRADNDIFPRSIALQQEGHKAQDAGDLDLAIDFYESALAADPRNRSAIIALAQVARAQGLPGKAIGLYREALILEPKDIVALTGQGEALADKGALELAREKLVEAERVCGAKCPQVAALEKTIASSASKRVVAAEALVPTPVVATVKPATGQN encoded by the coding sequence ATGCGCATCAGTTTTCTGGCTATTGGCGCCGGCCTCGTTCTGGCCAGCCTGCCGACCGCCTCCGATGCCCAGCGTGCGGACAACGACATCTTCCCCCGCTCGATCGCGCTTCAGCAAGAAGGCCACAAGGCGCAGGACGCCGGCGACCTCGACCTTGCCATCGATTTTTACGAATCGGCACTCGCCGCCGACCCGCGCAACCGTTCGGCGATCATCGCGCTTGCGCAGGTCGCGCGTGCACAGGGCCTGCCGGGCAAGGCGATCGGCCTCTATCGCGAGGCGCTGATCCTTGAACCCAAAGACATCGTCGCGCTGACCGGGCAGGGCGAAGCGCTCGCCGACAAGGGCGCGCTTGAACTGGCGCGCGAAAAGCTGGTCGAGGCCGAGCGTGTTTGCGGCGCGAAATGCCCGCAGGTCGCCGCGCTGGAAAAGACGATCGCCTCGAGCGCATCGAAGCGCGTCGTCGCCGCCGAAGCGCTGGTGCCGACGCCGGTCGTCGCGACGGTCAAGCCGGCCACCGGCCAGAACTGA